CCGGAGGATCGAGCGTAAGCCACCTTCTTGCCGTCCGGGGAGATGAGGGAACGGCCGGCCGGACTCTGAAGGTCCGCTGAGGCCTTCCCCAGCTCCCGAGTCTCTCCAGTGGACAAATTCCGAAGGGAAACGGCGCCACTCGCCTGGTTCGTAAACGTCAGAAATCGCCCGTCCCAGGAAGGCGCACCATCGGTATTCACATCGGAGCCCGCCCAGACCCGGCGCACGGCCAGGGGAGGAACTTCGGCTGGGCGGTTCAACGCGGCCAGCCGCGCCTTGGCGGCGTCGACGGTTTCCTTCTGATCGGCGAAGTCCCGCACCACCCGATCGTAGGCCTGACGCGCCTGGGCATCGCCCAGCTTCTCATAACACTGGCCCATGCGGACCAGAGCCTTGGCTGCCACGGCGCGATCGCCGTCGCCGGCGAGCTTCCGGTACAGCTCGATGGCGCCCCTCAGATCGCCGTCGACGGTCTCGGCCTTGATCGCCGCCTGAAGGGCCACCTCCGCTTGATTGGCCTTCGCCTGGTTCGCCGGGAGTCCGGAAGACAAGGCCGCGCCAAGCAGCCCGGCCAACAGGATCCATGGCGCCCTCTTCATTGTCCCATCCTCCCGCCCATCATATTACGGCTCCATTGTCAGGCCATTATGCGCGTTATGGTCATGATTGGGTTTTTTCAGCCGTCGAACCGGTATCCCAAGCCTCGAACGCTTATGATATATCGAGGATTCGCGGGCTCCGGCTCAATCTTCTTCCGTAGGGTCACGATATGATTGTCGACGACGCGGTCGGTGACGAACGCGCCTTGTCCCCAGACCAGATCCAAAAGTCGATCGCGGCTCAAGACCTTGCCCGCGTTGCGGACCAGCGCGGCCAGCAGCTTGAACTCGAAGGCCGTCAGCCCCACTGGCTGCCCGGCGCGGCGCAGCTCGCATCGTCCGAAGTCCACTTCGGCGTCCCCGAACTTGTAATTCGGCGGTTCCTCGTCTCCCCTGCGGCGGAGGGCCGCCTTGACCCGGGCCCGCAGCTCGCGCGGGCTGAATGGCTTGGTCACGTAATCGTCGGCCCCGATCTCCAGCCCCAGCACTTTTTCCGCTTCCTGGACCTTGGCGGTCAGCATGATGATCGGCGTCTTGATGCCGTCCCTGCGCAGCTCTCGGCAGACTTCGAAGCCGTCCTTGCCCGGCAGCATGACGTCCAGCAGGACCAGGTCAAATACCTGCTTCCGCAGGCGCTGCAGGGCGCTTTCGCCGTCCGATGCGATCTCCACATCATATCCTTCGGTCTTCAAATCGACCTGCAGGCCAAAGGCGATTCCGGATTCGTCTTCCACCACGAGGATTCGCTTCATGCTTTCTTCTCCAGCGGAAGGAGGATGGTGAACGTGCTGCCGCGGCCGGGCTCGCTCTCCAGACGGATCTCGCCGCCGTGGGCATCGACGATGTGTCGAGCCATGGCCAAGCCGATGCCGGTCCCTTGGACATGGGCCGCCCGGGAGCCCGAACCCCGCACGAACCTCTCGAAGATCTTCTTCTGCTCCGAGACCGGAATGCCCAGGCCCCGGTCCCGGACACGGATGGCCAGCCCGGACTTTTCCCGGGCCATCTCGACCCAGATCGTCCGGCAATCCGGAGAATACTTGACGGCGTTATCGAGCAGGCTCCGCAGCGCCAGGCCGAGGGCGGCCCGATCGGCGCGAACAAGCGGCAGATCGGCGTCGAGCGCCAGGTCGATATCGCAGCCCTGGGCGGAGGCCAACCCCCGGAACTCGGCCACCACCTCGCCGGCCCAGGCGCCCGGGTCGAGAGGCTCGAAGCGATAGTGGAACGCGCCCGCCTCGATGCGGCCGAAGTCCAGCAGCGACTCGACCAGCCTCTGCAGCCGCTCGCTTTCGCGGGACAGGATGCCGTAGGATTTTTGCCGCTGACCGGGCTCGTGAATCCGCCCTTTGGCCAGCATCTCCGAGAGCTGGCGCAACGAGGTCAGCGGGGTTCGGAATTCGTGGGACACGGCCGACACGAA
This portion of the Candidatus Aminicenantes bacterium genome encodes:
- a CDS encoding response regulator transcription factor yields the protein MKRILVVEDESGIAFGLQVDLKTEGYDVEIASDGESALQRLRKQVFDLVLLDVMLPGKDGFEVCRELRRDGIKTPIIMLTAKVQEAEKVLGLEIGADDYVTKPFSPRELRARVKAALRRRGDEEPPNYKFGDAEVDFGRCELRRAGQPVGLTAFEFKLLAALVRNAGKVLSRDRLLDLVWGQGAFVTDRVVDNHIVTLRKKIEPEPANPRYIISVRGLGYRFDG